One part of the Arabidopsis thaliana chromosome 1 sequence genome encodes these proteins:
- the MYB20 gene encoding myb domain protein 20 (myb domain protein 20 (MYB20); CONTAINS InterPro DOMAIN/s: SANT, DNA-binding (InterPro:IPR001005), Homeodomain-like (InterPro:IPR009057), Myb, DNA-binding (InterPro:IPR014778), HTH transcriptional regulator, Myb-type, DNA-binding (InterPro:IPR017930), Homeodomain-related (InterPro:IPR012287), Myb transcription factor (InterPro:IPR015495); BEST Arabidopsis thaliana protein match is: myb domain protein 43 (TAIR:AT5G16600.1); Has 8410 Blast hits to 7811 proteins in 453 species: Archae - 0; Bacteria - 0; Metazoa - 663; Fungi - 296; Plants - 5767; Viruses - 4; Other Eukaryotes - 1680 (source: NCBI BLink).), translating into MGRQPCCDKVGLKKGPWTAEEDRKLINFILTNGQCCWRAVPKLSGLLRCGKSCRLRWTNYLRPDLKRGLLSDYEEKMVIDLHSQLGNRWSKIASHLPGRTDNEIKNHWNTHIKKKLRKMGIDPLTHKPLSIVEKEDEEPLKKLQNNTVPFQETMERPLENNIKNISRLEESLGDDQFMEINLEYGVEDVPLIETESLDLICSNSTMSSSTSTSSHSSNDSSFLKDLQFPEFEWSDYGNSNNDNNNGVDNIIENNMMSLWEISDFSSLDLLLNDESSSTFGLF; encoded by the exons atgggGAGACAACCATGCTGTGACAAAGTAGGGTTGAAGAAAGGACCATGGACTGCAGAAGAGGATAGGAAGCTCATAAACTTCATCCTTACCAATGGACAATGTTGTTGGAGAGCTGTTCCTAAGCTTTCTGGTCTTCTTAGGTGTGGCAAGAGTTGCAGACTTCGTTGGACTAACTATCTTAGACCAGACCTTAAGAGAGGTCTTCTCTCTGATTACGAAGAGAAGATGGTCATTGATCTCCATTCCCAGCTTGGAAACAG GTGGTCAAAGATAGCTTCTCATTTACCAGGAAGAACAGACaacgaaatcaagaatcaTTGGAACACTCACATCAAGAAGAAGTTGAGGAAAATGGGGATTGATCCTCTTACACATAAACCACTCTCTATCGTCgaaaaagaagacgaagaaccCTTAAAGAAGCTACAGAATAATACAGTTCCTTTTCAAGAAACAATGGAGCGTCCTTTAGAGAACAACATCAAGAACATATCAAGACTTGAAGAGTCTTTAGGTGATGATCAATTCATGGAGATAAATCTTGAGTATGGTGTCGAAGATGTCCCTCTTATTGAAACAGAGTCTTTAGACCTTATCTGCAGCAATTCAACAATGTCTTCATCCACGTCCACATCTTCGCATTCTTCTAATGATTCGAGTTTCTTGAAGGATTTGCAGTTCCCGGAGTTCGAGTGGTCCGACTATGGTAATAgtaataatgataataataatggTGTGGACAACATTATAGAGAACAATATGATGAGCCTGTGGGAAATTAGTGACTTTAGCAGTTTGGATTTGCTGCTTAATGATGAGAGTTCTTCCACTTTTGGGTTGTTTTGA